A genomic stretch from Gemmatimonadota bacterium includes:
- a CDS encoding SufE family protein, whose translation MTLDTTIEEVLEDFEYLDDWEERYQEIIDLGKKLPSLDDAYKTEAYKVKGCVSQVWLVPHVADTLPPTITFDADSDAHIVRGLVAILLMVYSGKTPRQILDADIEGIFDRLDLASHLSPSRSNGFRSMVKKIRSIASGALAN comes from the coding sequence GTGACGCTTGACACGACGATAGAAGAAGTGCTGGAAGACTTCGAATACCTGGACGACTGGGAAGAGCGCTACCAGGAGATCATCGACTTGGGAAAGAAGCTTCCGTCCCTGGATGATGCCTACAAGACGGAAGCGTACAAGGTCAAGGGATGCGTGAGCCAGGTGTGGCTCGTGCCCCACGTCGCGGATACCCTGCCGCCGACCATCACCTTCGACGCCGACAGCGATGCCCACATCGTCCGCGGCCTCGTGGCCATCCTGCTCATGGTCTATTCCGGCAAGACGCCGCGGCAGATCCTCGACGCCGACATCGAGGGCATCTTCGACCGGCTGGACCTGGCTTCCCACCTCAGTCCGAGCCGAAGCAACGGTTTTCGTTCTATGGTCAAGAAGATCCGCTCGATCGCGAGCGGCGCGTTGGCGAACTAG
- a CDS encoding DMT family transporter, which yields MLSTDGEQTTALGLLLLITATVVTSCFGLILKSAHHNGRNALAVGSLNYGAGAVISGLLMLADPGWVWHWTPVWIGAASGFFYFVAFRFLIQALLQGGVAVTLAIVRLSVLIPILCSIVIWYEIPNPPQIAGIITVCIALPLLTLGVGRQAEMSLRGVAWLVGALFITTGFCHLSPKVFSELAPQSQMPLYLFSLFAVSGIMGFFYLWNKPIRAGLPEVRWSVLLGTVNVGGTWLLVLTLKYLPGTVVFPFVSAVGLVITTLVAILYWKEQVRRPAYVGIALTLVAVVLVNSG from the coding sequence TTGTTATCTACGGACGGAGAACAGACTACGGCGCTCGGACTCCTTCTGCTGATCACGGCGACCGTCGTGACGTCGTGTTTCGGCCTGATTCTGAAGTCCGCCCACCATAACGGACGCAATGCCCTGGCGGTGGGCAGCCTGAATTATGGCGCGGGCGCCGTGATCTCCGGCCTGCTGATGCTCGCAGACCCGGGCTGGGTCTGGCATTGGACCCCCGTGTGGATCGGCGCGGCCAGCGGATTCTTCTATTTCGTAGCCTTCCGCTTTCTGATCCAGGCGCTTCTGCAGGGCGGGGTCGCCGTGACCCTGGCTATCGTCCGCCTGTCCGTCCTGATCCCCATCCTTTGTTCCATCGTCATCTGGTACGAAATCCCCAACCCGCCGCAGATCGCGGGAATCATTACGGTCTGCATCGCGCTGCCGCTCCTGACGCTCGGCGTGGGCAGACAGGCGGAAATGTCGCTTCGCGGCGTCGCCTGGCTGGTCGGGGCCCTCTTCATCACGACGGGATTCTGCCACCTGTCCCCGAAGGTCTTCAGCGAACTCGCGCCCCAGAGCCAGATGCCGCTCTACCTCTTCTCCCTCTTCGCCGTATCCGGAATCATGGGGTTTTTCTACCTCTGGAACAAACCGATCCGGGCGGGCCTGCCCGAGGTGCGGTGGAGCGTCCTGCTGGGAACGGTCAACGTCGGAGGAACCTGGCTCCTGGTCCTCACCCTCAAGTACCTTCCCGGCACGGTCGTCTTTCCCTTCGTAAGCGCGGTCGGCCTTGTCATCACCACGCTCGTGGCTATATTGTACTGGAAAGAACAGGTGCGCAGGCCGGCCTACGTCGGCATCGCCCTGACCCTGGTCGCGGTCGTCCTGGTGAACAGCGGCTGA
- a CDS encoding DUF1326 domain-containing protein, producing MLKTVCSLMAAIVLAASPALAGSPSVAGDYVEVRSNHILGGGCTYSAEAGGDANQAVVAWHIREGALADLSVVAVILGKGNLQLGHHARETVLMIDSKATPTQRQALKETFSARYGDLFGTVKTVKPTDISFRHEGGDAYAVSVDGQVRVNTRTMLATDHEPNCDRMVWYDPFTKDASATLVQTAAHAYSGSDLIATWSIPNKRSAYVGTFAFTP from the coding sequence ATGCTGAAAACCGTATGCTCACTCATGGCCGCGATCGTCCTCGCGGCATCCCCGGCGCTGGCGGGTTCCCCCTCGGTTGCCGGCGATTACGTGGAAGTGCGCTCCAACCACATCCTGGGCGGCGGCTGTACCTACTCGGCCGAGGCGGGCGGTGATGCCAACCAGGCCGTGGTGGCATGGCACATCCGTGAAGGGGCGCTGGCCGATCTGTCCGTCGTCGCCGTCATTCTCGGTAAGGGCAACCTGCAACTCGGCCATCACGCCCGCGAAACCGTACTGATGATCGACAGCAAGGCTACGCCGACCCAGCGCCAGGCGCTGAAAGAGACCTTCTCGGCGCGCTATGGCGATCTCTTCGGCACGGTGAAGACGGTGAAGCCCACCGACATATCCTTCCGTCACGAAGGCGGGGATGCGTATGCCGTCTCGGTGGACGGCCAGGTTCGCGTGAACACCCGGACCATGCTGGCGACCGATCACGAGCCCAACTGCGACCGCATGGTGTGGTACGATCCGTTCACGAAGGACGCTTCGGCCACGCTGGTCCAGACCGCCGCCCACGCATACAGTGGTTCGGACCTGATCGCCACGTGGAGCATTCCGAACAAGCGCAGCGCGTACGTGGGTACTTTCGCCTTCACGCCGTAA
- a CDS encoding DUF2339 domain-containing protein codes for MELLIVLNVILLLFLIGTYLSLSGRVKHLEEAIRRHFRETTDPSAGISGRSGSEGPIAEAVVGEDADNVAEEHVGTAPPHADVPLQAQPVSAEPVAGTGRTSSLLRHRTREEWETLIGGKLLNRVGALALIFGVGFFLKYAFDNDWLNETARVLLGGTAGLLLIGGGHRFHRRHMRVFAQGLTGAGAAILYLSIYAAYDFYYLIPQPVAFLLMALVTATNLLLSLRYDARAIALLGWAGGFLTPFLLVTTDLNTLGLFVYVTLLNAGLIAVLLKRRPWRLPEPLGIAATYGTFLIWSFRADLPEGFATALVFLVLWWAMFAALDLCRSFTEEPGNRRWRWTAGAINIIGLFLMLVSLLRHTEGVWSSFGIQFVNPNYAWNYAMVIATVILSLAYFALAGVTARRTEDTPAVSFYSATAVVLAVLAPFMYFDSYAALVAWAIEAFALFWYGVRFQRPVVRHAGTALFALTVLGLYLVEIPVKVEIVHGPPEGDVRTAAYWVLAGALLACTGMMRDRLDSRGGRWLWNAFHVAWTALLLVWGTLETLDYFGRLISTLADGSPEQLQNLRQLAVSGVWVFGAAMVMILGRWMDIRALRAAAIVYFGITVVKVFVFDLMFLDTLYRIAAFLGLSAILIAVSYLYYRNRPAS; via the coding sequence ATGGAACTATTGATTGTACTCAACGTAATCCTGCTCCTGTTTCTCATCGGGACCTACCTGTCCCTCTCGGGACGTGTAAAGCATCTCGAGGAGGCCATCAGGCGGCACTTCCGGGAAACCACAGACCCGTCGGCCGGGATATCGGGCCGTTCCGGCAGCGAAGGACCGATAGCGGAAGCCGTGGTCGGGGAAGATGCGGATAACGTGGCCGAGGAGCACGTCGGCACCGCGCCGCCGCACGCCGACGTTCCCCTCCAGGCGCAGCCCGTCTCCGCGGAACCCGTCGCCGGAACCGGCCGGACATCCAGCCTGCTCCGGCACCGCACCCGCGAAGAGTGGGAGACCCTGATCGGCGGCAAGCTGCTGAATCGCGTGGGCGCCCTCGCGCTCATTTTCGGCGTGGGCTTCTTCCTGAAATACGCCTTCGACAACGACTGGCTGAATGAGACGGCGCGCGTGCTCCTGGGCGGAACGGCCGGCCTGCTGCTGATCGGAGGCGGCCACAGGTTCCATCGGCGCCACATGCGCGTCTTCGCGCAGGGATTGACCGGGGCGGGCGCCGCGATCCTGTACCTGTCCATCTACGCCGCCTACGACTTCTACTATCTCATTCCACAACCCGTTGCCTTCTTGCTGATGGCCCTGGTGACGGCCACGAACCTGCTGCTTTCCCTGCGCTATGACGCGCGGGCCATTGCCCTGCTGGGATGGGCGGGTGGATTCCTGACGCCCTTCCTGCTCGTAACCACCGATCTGAACACCCTCGGTCTCTTCGTGTACGTCACCCTGCTCAACGCCGGACTGATCGCCGTCCTTTTAAAGCGGCGCCCCTGGAGACTGCCAGAGCCGCTGGGCATCGCGGCGACCTACGGGACGTTCCTGATCTGGTCGTTCCGGGCCGACCTGCCCGAAGGATTCGCGACGGCCCTGGTCTTCCTGGTCCTGTGGTGGGCGATGTTCGCGGCACTGGATCTTTGCCGCTCCTTCACGGAGGAACCCGGAAACCGCCGGTGGCGGTGGACGGCCGGAGCAATCAATATCATCGGCCTGTTTTTGATGCTCGTCAGCCTGCTCCGCCACACGGAAGGCGTGTGGTCCTCTTTTGGCATTCAGTTCGTTAATCCGAACTACGCCTGGAACTACGCGATGGTCATTGCGACGGTGATCCTGTCCCTGGCCTATTTCGCCCTGGCTGGCGTGACAGCGCGGCGTACGGAGGACACCCCCGCAGTATCGTTCTATTCCGCGACGGCAGTGGTCCTGGCGGTCCTGGCGCCGTTCATGTATTTCGATAGCTACGCGGCCTTGGTCGCATGGGCCATAGAAGCCTTCGCACTGTTCTGGTACGGAGTACGATTCCAGCGACCTGTCGTCCGGCACGCGGGCACGGCGCTCTTTGCTCTGACCGTGTTGGGACTATACCTGGTGGAAATTCCAGTGAAAGTGGAGATAGTCCACGGTCCACCGGAGGGTGATGTTCGGACCGCCGCGTACTGGGTCCTGGCGGGCGCGTTGCTCGCCTGTACCGGCATGATGCGGGACCGGCTCGATTCACGGGGAGGCCGCTGGCTGTGGAACGCTTTTCACGTCGCGTGGACCGCGCTTCTCCTGGTCTGGGGCACGCTGGAGACCCTGGATTACTTCGGGCGCCTGATCTCCACCCTCGCGGACGGTTCCCCGGAGCAACTGCAAAACCTGCGTCAACTGGCCGTTTCGGGGGTATGGGTATTTGGCGCGGCGATGGTCATGATCCTGGGAAGGTGGATGGACATCCGCGCGCTTCGTGCCGCCGCCATCGTTTACTTCGGCATCACCGTGGTGAAAGTCTTCGTCTTCGACCTCATGTTCCTGGACACCCTTTACCGTATCGCCGCCTTCCTCGGCCTGAGCGCCATACTCATCGCCGTGTCCTACCTCTACTACCGGAACCGGCCGGCTTCCTGA
- the dcd gene encoding dCTP deaminase, whose protein sequence is MILSGKMIHERIGKDIVIEPFDPARLNPNSYNLSLANELMIYEDDVLDMKKKNRTRSIQISDEGYELCPQTLYLGRTAEFTRTDNYVPMLEGRSSVGRLGLFVHVTAGFGDVGFAGYWTLEMFCVRPIRIYPNVEICQIYYHTLDGDFETYESGKYQNNTGIQPSRLYLDFIDGT, encoded by the coding sequence GTGATCTTATCGGGAAAGATGATTCACGAGCGCATTGGAAAAGACATTGTTATTGAGCCATTCGATCCGGCCAGGCTCAATCCAAATAGTTACAATCTTTCACTCGCCAATGAACTCATGATATACGAGGATGACGTGCTCGATATGAAGAAGAAAAACCGCACGCGATCCATTCAGATCTCGGACGAAGGGTACGAGTTGTGCCCCCAAACACTTTATCTTGGCAGGACAGCGGAATTTACCAGGACGGATAATTACGTTCCCATGCTAGAGGGGCGGTCATCAGTAGGCAGATTGGGGCTTTTTGTACACGTAACCGCAGGTTTCGGCGATGTGGGATTTGCTGGCTACTGGACTTTGGAGATGTTCTGTGTCCGGCCCATCAGGATCTATCCGAACGTGGAAATCTGCCAGATTTACTATCACACGCTGGATGGCGATTTCGAGACCTATGAAAGTGGAAAGTACCAAAACAACACGGGCATCCAACCCAGTCGTTTGTATCTCGATTTTATAGACGGCACATAA
- a CDS encoding PfkB family carbohydrate kinase: protein MFGEIDRTRRVVGIGSNVVDVIYRVNRIAGPEEKTYILPDEAGSVVTEIAGGVTLNHLAWTARMGVPAGLFGFQGDDRYGAMIRDEMDRHGIDRSAIRVIEGRASGFSVVNVAEDADRAIYMARALTAETTAADVETHFDDYIRSAAMVTTEISQLPLDAVIAVLRIAREAGVPTVLDVDVPPDFAIEVAGLGSAEDFEEALRLADVVKPAKAAALQIAEADTSEERAEWIFSRYGARLVAITEGAQGSVVTDGKQTIRVPAKPVEARDTTGAGDAFLGGLIAGLFHGLTLQDTASLANACGAVCCRIPGAFPQLGSSRDDVMALYEGAPIPARNAAETVAAAETATVKPEGADSAETASGAASPGAAFPGSAGLNAVGRTAEALAKLHEGMSGTYFDEAITIIRKSETAGGRVHVTGVGKSRHIGRKLAATLQSTGTKAYFLDPADCNHGDSGQVARVDVVVALSHSGETEELLAAVETLAANGATIIAITGNPSSDLARSSAAILHVPVAGEAGPLGLAPTVSTSCQLAVADGLAMALKAGRGFTREDFARYHPGGSLGKRLKDRAESG, encoded by the coding sequence GTGTTTGGTGAGATCGATCGGACTCGTCGCGTAGTGGGCATCGGAAGCAACGTCGTGGACGTGATCTACCGGGTGAACCGGATCGCGGGACCGGAGGAGAAAACCTATATCCTGCCGGATGAAGCAGGCTCGGTCGTGACCGAGATAGCGGGCGGGGTGACGCTGAACCACCTGGCCTGGACGGCCCGGATGGGGGTCCCCGCCGGGCTCTTCGGATTCCAGGGAGACGACCGGTACGGCGCGATGATCCGGGACGAGATGGACCGCCACGGCATCGACCGGTCGGCCATACGGGTCATCGAGGGCCGCGCATCCGGCTTTTCGGTGGTCAATGTGGCCGAAGACGCGGACCGGGCGATCTACATGGCCCGCGCCCTGACCGCGGAGACCACGGCCGCGGACGTGGAGACGCATTTCGACGATTACATTCGTTCGGCCGCCATGGTGACGACGGAGATATCCCAGCTCCCGCTGGACGCCGTCATCGCCGTGCTGCGCATCGCGCGCGAAGCCGGCGTACCCACCGTGCTCGACGTGGATGTCCCGCCGGATTTCGCCATCGAAGTGGCCGGACTCGGATCCGCTGAGGATTTCGAAGAGGCCCTCCGTCTCGCCGACGTCGTGAAACCCGCCAAGGCCGCCGCATTGCAGATAGCGGAAGCCGACACTTCCGAAGAACGGGCCGAGTGGATTTTCAGTCGGTACGGCGCCCGGTTGGTGGCGATCACCGAAGGGGCACAGGGCTCGGTCGTTACCGACGGGAAGCAGACGATTCGCGTGCCCGCGAAGCCCGTGGAAGCCCGGGATACCACGGGCGCAGGGGATGCCTTCCTGGGCGGACTGATCGCTGGACTTTTCCATGGGCTGACTTTGCAGGATACCGCATCGCTGGCCAATGCCTGCGGCGCCGTATGTTGCCGCATCCCAGGGGCTTTCCCGCAACTCGGATCGAGCCGGGATGACGTGATGGCCCTGTACGAAGGCGCTCCGATCCCTGCTCGGAACGCGGCCGAAACAGTGGCCGCCGCGGAAACGGCAACGGTGAAACCCGAAGGAGCCGATTCCGCCGAAACAGCTTCGGGCGCGGCGTCCCCCGGTGCGGCGTTCCCCGGCTCCGCCGGACTGAACGCGGTGGGGCGGACCGCCGAGGCGCTGGCGAAGCTGCATGAAGGCATGTCCGGTACCTACTTCGACGAAGCCATCACGATCATTCGGAAGTCGGAAACCGCGGGCGGGCGCGTACACGTCACCGGCGTGGGCAAGTCCCGCCATATCGGCCGCAAGCTGGCGGCGACGTTGCAGAGTACCGGGACGAAGGCGTATTTCCTCGATCCGGCCGACTGCAACCACGGCGACAGCGGCCAGGTGGCACGAGTGGACGTGGTCGTCGCCCTGTCCCACAGCGGGGAGACCGAGGAACTGCTGGCCGCCGTGGAAACCCTCGCCGCAAACGGCGCGACGATCATTGCGATCACAGGGAACCCGTCATCCGATCTGGCCCGGTCGAGCGCGGCGATCCTGCACGTGCCCGTGGCGGGTGAGGCCGGTCCCCTTGGACTCGCACCGACGGTGAGCACATCCTGCCAGCTCGCCGTGGCCGACGGGCTCGCCATGGCCCTGAAGGCCGGCCGCGGGTTTACCCGGGAAGACTTCGCCCGGTACCATCCCGGCGGGAGTCTCGGAAAGAGACTGAAAGATCGGGCAGAAAGCGGCTGA
- a CDS encoding bifunctional homocysteine S-methyltransferase/methylenetetrahydrofolate reductase encodes MNTSLLGHLRSSMLVADGASGTMLYARGVPMEVCFDEINLSRPDLIRKIHEEYVDAGAGLIETNTFGANALSLSKYNLEGEAETLNARGVEIAREAAGSRAYVAGAVGPARGLPHQEYTESDYTQVYREQVSALAMGGADAIILETFLRLDELKRALAVCKEVCGLPAVCQLAVDQYGQTDDGFGVVEAFDQLRAAGADVVGVNCRSGPKGLLDALAPVPLSEGLVLSAFPNAGSPVYVDGRFIYEATPEYFATSALRLRDQGVRLIGGCCGTMPEHVRAMAQALEGREIVTRKKVVPVEVHAPARPARPARPPRKPPAAEPTIVDLVHKRVTVIVELDPPRDLDHEPIVRGARALKAAGADALTMADNSLAVTRISNMAVGQIVKEEAGIRPLLHITCRDRNLASLQSQVLGLHALGIDHVLAVTGDPVKFGDQPGASNVYDVSSVELIRLIKRMNEGVGFSGRVLNGRTAFTVAAAFDPNGPNLERRIRRLERKVEAGADMIMTQPLFDRRQARQLYQATRDTGVPILPGVMPLVSGGNTEFLHNEVPGFVVPDDVRARMARLDRGRKARREGIAIARELIESVLSYFNGLYLITPFNRYPMTVELTEFALQASPRKEIG; translated from the coding sequence ATGAACACATCCCTCCTCGGCCATCTCCGGTCTTCCATGCTGGTGGCGGACGGCGCCAGTGGTACCATGCTGTACGCCCGAGGCGTGCCCATGGAGGTCTGCTTCGACGAGATCAACCTGAGCCGGCCCGATCTGATCCGGAAGATCCACGAAGAATACGTGGACGCAGGCGCCGGCCTGATCGAAACCAATACCTTCGGGGCCAATGCCCTGTCCCTGTCGAAGTACAACCTGGAAGGCGAGGCGGAAACTCTGAACGCCCGGGGCGTCGAAATCGCCCGGGAGGCGGCGGGGTCCCGCGCCTACGTGGCCGGCGCCGTCGGACCCGCGCGCGGACTGCCCCACCAGGAATACACCGAATCGGACTACACACAGGTATACCGGGAGCAGGTCTCCGCCTTGGCGATGGGCGGCGCGGACGCGATCATTCTGGAGACCTTTCTCCGGCTCGATGAACTCAAAAGGGCGCTGGCGGTCTGCAAGGAGGTATGCGGCCTCCCGGCGGTCTGCCAGCTCGCCGTGGACCAGTATGGGCAGACGGACGACGGGTTCGGCGTAGTGGAGGCTTTCGATCAGCTGCGGGCCGCCGGCGCCGACGTGGTGGGGGTCAATTGCCGCAGCGGCCCCAAGGGCCTGTTGGACGCCCTGGCGCCGGTTCCCCTGTCGGAGGGGCTGGTGCTTTCCGCCTTTCCGAACGCCGGTTCCCCCGTCTACGTGGATGGACGGTTCATCTACGAGGCGACTCCGGAGTACTTCGCGACCAGCGCGCTCCGATTGCGCGACCAGGGCGTGCGACTGATCGGCGGGTGCTGCGGCACGATGCCCGAGCACGTGCGAGCCATGGCCCAGGCGCTGGAAGGCCGGGAGATCGTCACGCGCAAGAAGGTCGTCCCCGTGGAAGTCCATGCTCCGGCCCGACCGGCCCGTCCGGCACGCCCGCCCCGCAAGCCCCCGGCGGCCGAGCCGACGATCGTGGACCTGGTCCACAAGCGGGTGACCGTCATCGTCGAGCTCGACCCGCCCCGGGACCTGGATCACGAACCTATCGTGCGGGGCGCCAGGGCACTGAAAGCGGCCGGCGCCGACGCCCTTACCATGGCCGACAATTCCCTGGCCGTCACGCGGATCAGCAACATGGCCGTGGGGCAGATCGTCAAGGAGGAAGCCGGTATTCGGCCGCTGTTGCACATCACCTGCCGCGACCGGAACCTGGCCAGCCTGCAGTCCCAGGTGCTGGGCCTGCACGCCCTGGGCATCGACCACGTCCTCGCCGTCACGGGCGATCCCGTGAAATTCGGCGATCAGCCGGGAGCGAGCAACGTGTACGACGTCTCATCCGTCGAACTCATCCGGTTGATCAAGCGAATGAACGAGGGGGTGGGATTCTCGGGGCGCGTCCTGAACGGGAGGACCGCGTTTACCGTGGCGGCGGCTTTCGACCCCAACGGACCCAACCTGGAAAGAAGGATCAGGAGGCTGGAAAGGAAGGTCGAAGCCGGCGCCGACATGATCATGACGCAGCCCCTCTTCGACCGCCGCCAGGCAAGGCAGTTATACCAGGCGACCCGGGATACCGGCGTACCCATTCTGCCGGGCGTCATGCCGCTGGTCAGCGGTGGCAACACAGAGTTCCTCCACAACGAGGTGCCGGGATTTGTCGTGCCCGACGACGTGCGCGCGCGCATGGCCCGATTGGACCGGGGGAGAAAAGCCCGGCGGGAGGGCATCGCGATCGCACGGGAACTCATCGAGTCCGTCCTGTCGTACTTCAACGGCCTCTACCTGATCACGCCGTTCAACCGTTATCCCATGACGGTGGAACTTACGGAGTTTGCCCTGCAGGCGTCGCCGCGCAAGGAGATCGGATAG
- a CDS encoding HupE/UreJ family protein codes for MSEFQVYLQLGFDHISDLNAYDHIVFIIALCAAYPLNRWRSVLLLVTAFTVGHSITLALATLRLVLVPSDLVETLIPVTILATCLMNVYRPFEGKIGRKTSYGLALFFGLIHGLGFSNYLRALLGMEESIVVPLLSFNIGLELGQLMIVAIFAAVAFVILRILGTPHRQWNLFVSGAAAGVSAMLLLGAS; via the coding sequence ATGTCCGAATTCCAGGTCTATCTGCAACTCGGTTTCGACCATATTTCGGACCTGAACGCCTACGACCACATCGTTTTCATCATCGCCCTATGCGCCGCCTATCCGCTGAACCGGTGGCGTTCGGTGCTCTTGCTCGTCACGGCTTTCACGGTCGGGCACTCGATTACCCTGGCGCTGGCCACGCTCCGCCTTGTCCTGGTCCCGTCGGACCTGGTCGAAACGCTCATCCCCGTGACGATCCTGGCGACCTGCCTGATGAACGTCTACAGGCCGTTCGAGGGGAAAATCGGCCGGAAGACGAGCTATGGACTGGCCCTGTTCTTCGGCTTGATCCACGGCCTGGGTTTCTCGAACTACCTGAGGGCGCTGCTCGGCATGGAAGAATCGATCGTCGTGCCGCTCCTGTCCTTCAATATCGGACTGGAGCTGGGCCAGTTGATGATCGTGGCAATCTTCGCGGCCGTGGCCTTCGTGATCCTGCGGATCCTGGGAACGCCGCACCGCCAGTGGAACCTCTTCGTATCGGGCGCGGCCGCCGGGGTTTCGGCCATGTTGCTGCTGGGAGCGAGTTGA
- a CDS encoding HAD hydrolase family protein has product MAARVPKANDETPEIKLIAFDQDDTALLPDGKPSPEGLRAIEAALAQGLVVSSVSGRNIDRSSEPFSGARPVFDRLYVIANNGGIILGPVRQGRRPLLFEKRIQRDTFLDLLDFIEVNGFNFVYSWLRVTETGPLDSVIANEYTPSIASIEEQSRAAVDLDDDLMTRLRQGDYPPPPKMLILPGLDRREAVLAELKARFASRLYLVKTNPDRIEAMHADVNKKVAVEFVAREHGISMDHVMAVGDGDNDLPMLFNAGLGVIMDNAHDAVKDAGRAQGLVIAPPNHENGFAWAIRRYALNNGR; this is encoded by the coding sequence ATGGCCGCCAGAGTACCGAAAGCCAACGACGAAACTCCTGAAATCAAGCTGATCGCCTTCGACCAGGACGACACGGCGCTGTTGCCCGACGGGAAACCCTCCCCCGAGGGGCTGCGCGCCATCGAAGCCGCCCTCGCCCAAGGCCTGGTCGTGAGCTCCGTGAGTGGCCGCAACATCGACCGCAGCAGCGAGCCCTTCAGCGGCGCGCGGCCAGTGTTCGACCGGCTCTACGTCATCGCCAACAACGGCGGGATCATACTCGGGCCGGTCCGCCAGGGGCGAAGGCCCTTGCTCTTCGAAAAGCGGATACAGCGGGATACCTTCCTGGACCTGCTCGACTTCATCGAAGTAAACGGCTTCAACTTCGTGTACAGCTGGCTGCGCGTGACGGAGACCGGTCCCCTGGACAGTGTGATCGCCAACGAATACACCCCTTCCATCGCATCGATAGAGGAGCAAAGCCGCGCCGCCGTCGACCTGGACGACGACCTTATGACGAGACTGAGACAGGGCGATTATCCGCCGCCGCCCAAGATGCTGATCCTGCCGGGCCTGGACCGGCGCGAGGCGGTCCTGGCGGAACTGAAGGCCCGTTTCGCATCCCGCCTCTATCTCGTCAAGACGAACCCGGACCGGATCGAAGCCATGCACGCCGACGTCAACAAGAAGGTCGCCGTCGAGTTCGTTGCGCGCGAGCATGGGATATCCATGGATCACGTGATGGCCGTCGGAGACGGCGACAACGACCTGCCCATGCTGTTCAACGCGGGCCTGGGCGTGATCATGGACAATGCTCACGACGCGGTCAAGGATGCGGGCCGGGCGCAGGGCCTGGTCATCGCCCCGCCGAATCACGAGAACGGCTTTGCCTGGGCGATACGGCGGTACGCGTTGAACAACGGCCGTTGA
- a CDS encoding aldo/keto reductase: MEYRALGESGLTVSVVGMGCWPMAGVGWTGIDDNASLAALEAAMDGGITLIDTAYMYGRSGESERLVGRAIAGRRDRIVLATKCGLYWDGAALLRDSSRKRVLEQVEESLRRLNTDYIDLYQVHAPDEDTPFEETAVTLAELREQGKIRAIGVSNYDVAQMKSFASHAPLHSDQPPYNPLIRDIEAEILPHCRENRIGVISYWPLYKGLLTGKYGRGHRFPEGDSRNEDPRFQGEALDRTLDTLDRLKPIADEYGKSLAQLIIHWTARQPGITSVLCGATRPAHVEQNIDAVGWELSDEHRRQVDEIIAGLGG; this comes from the coding sequence ATGGAATACAGAGCACTCGGTGAATCGGGACTGACGGTATCGGTCGTCGGCATGGGCTGCTGGCCCATGGCCGGCGTCGGGTGGACCGGAATCGACGACAACGCCTCCCTGGCAGCGCTTGAGGCGGCCATGGACGGCGGCATCACCCTCATCGACACCGCCTACATGTACGGGCGCAGCGGCGAGTCGGAAAGGCTGGTTGGACGGGCCATCGCGGGCAGACGCGACCGGATCGTCCTGGCGACGAAATGCGGCCTGTACTGGGACGGCGCCGCGTTGCTTCGCGACAGTTCGAGGAAGCGCGTTCTGGAGCAGGTCGAAGAGAGCCTGCGACGGTTGAATACCGACTACATCGACCTGTACCAGGTGCACGCGCCGGACGAGGACACGCCTTTCGAGGAAACGGCCGTAACCCTCGCCGAGCTGAGGGAGCAGGGCAAGATCCGGGCGATCGGCGTGAGCAATTACGACGTTGCCCAGATGAAAAGTTTCGCAAGCCATGCGCCGCTGCACTCGGACCAGCCGCCGTACAACCCGCTGATCCGCGACATCGAGGCGGAGATCCTGCCGCACTGCCGGGAAAACCGCATCGGCGTAATCTCCTACTGGCCATTGTACAAGGGATTACTGACCGGGAAGTACGGACGCGGCCACCGGTTTCCGGAAGGCGACTCCCGAAACGAAGATCCCCGGTTCCAGGGCGAAGCACTGGACCGTACGCTCGATACGCTCGACCGGTTGAAGCCGATAGCGGACGAATACGGCAAGTCACTCGCCCAACTCATCATCCACTGGACGGCCCGCCAGCCCGGGATCACGTCGGTCCTGTGCGGGGCGACGCGGCCGGCACACGTGGAACAGAACATCGACGCGGTAGGCTGGGAACTGTCCGATGAGCACCGCAGGCAAGTCGACGAGATCATTGCCGGGCTGGGTGGATAG